A genomic stretch from Mya arenaria isolate MELC-2E11 chromosome 10, ASM2691426v1 includes:
- the LOC128204145 gene encoding uncharacterized protein LOC128204145, translating into MTDSESLEGSPKRSWKGPEKIIPVNSDDILREMETLCSRKVQMPSAKLLIFQLGLVKDQEKINRIVTEQCQIAQGRRNFKFIREAKSYADNILTTECLKSLESIWGKSNQPIKKGNSCLSTDTGNDVFSSRDIRFLGNTVKSEPVDSFSVDSNVTPDEVIPNLLGDEDDMANDSLLNLEPKDLGGNHTTESISNDSRLDLEPKDLGGMHTTESSLDLEPNLLGGDERVETEINTSVPILDLEPQFLGEEEMVETEIKDSIDISSSQINETILPVKLESNILDEAMEVDMNNNINSNSNVIVISDDETSQDPQLLRDRTLRQRGPNTSVPNKGSKVRINDQSCPLSCGAFRNLRQHVEYHHLPKQFHQKNMNNSQMHNFRLESLFWLAEKIVSKRSIVKLYHYCQKTIWISKNVPITDEVKEWLELWKELENWDCPKHFQFNPINSWALVGHWRILLELIQTLSVEDRHQFRRNMPDTLEVTLTEGKRTVHSTNTDDAAVQLSTRSSTVQPISINTSTAPVQQVSSVPTNSEARDNNFSVQQEIPVPTKPKAMDSHFHLDRSLFKLNLNKFSSTQDLINVSVGSIPRNEVEVVGGIANFCDPKHFLGDYTHLGHGFSASVGIHPRNVSSIDSLPSILCKLDQQLKLANVVALGEVGLDHTEPEEKWENQEKVLVEVLSLVSIRTPVILHIRDQRDKEPGELYRRCLNLIKTSGNTARNQPFHLHCFTGTTETMRSWLSEFPNTYFGFTGMVWFFDNYQQAALQKVPQNRLLIETDSPYLKMSKAASMNNPKFIGDVAAEIAKCRNSTVKDICSMTMENTRRLYKL; encoded by the coding sequence atGACAGATTCCGAGTCTTTGGAAGGGAGTCCAAAGAGATCATGGAAGGGACCAGAAAAGATAATTCCAGTTAATTCCGATGATATTTTACGGGAAATGGAAACTCTTTGTTCACGGAAAGTCCAAATGCCATCTGCCAAATTATTGATCTTTCAATTAGGTTTGGTCAAAGACCAAGAAAAGATTAATAGGATTGTTACAGAACAATGCCAAATTGCACAGGGGCGTAGGAATTTTAAGTTCATCCGTGAGGCCAAAAGTTATGCAGATAATATTCTAACGAccgaatgtttaaaatcattggAATCAATTTGGGGAAAGAGTAACCAACCTATTAAAAAGGGAAACTCCTGTTTATCAACAGACACTGGTAATGACGTTTTTTCTAGTAGGGATATTCGCTTTTTGGGAAATACTGTTAAAAGTGAACCGGTGGACTCTTTCAGTGTTGACTCTAATGTTACCCCAGATGAAGTTATCCCAAATCTTTTGGGTGATGAAGATGATATGGCAAATGACTCACTATTGAATTTAGAACCCAAAGACTTGGGTGGAAATCATACAACTGAATCAATTTCAAATGACTCGCGTTTGGATTTAGAACCCAAAGACCTGGGTGGAATGCATACAACTGAATCAAGTTTAGATTTGGAACCCAATCTGTTGGGCGGTGATGAAAGAGTGGAAACTGAAATTAATACATCTGTTCCCATTTTGGATCTGGAACCCCAATTTTTGGGTGAAGAGGAGATGGTGGAAACTGAAATTAAAGACTCTATTGACATCTCGTCTAGTCAAATTAATGAGACAATACTACCTGTGAAATTAGAATCCAATATATTGGATGAAGCTATGGAGGTTGAcatgaataacaatataaactCAAACTCAAATGTAATAGTAATCTCAGATGATGAAACCAGTCAAGATCCACAACTTCTAAGAGATAGGACATTAAGACAGAGAGGACCCAATACTTCAGTTCCAAACAAAGGGTCAAAGGTGCGTATCAATGACCAATCGTGTCCACTGTCTTGTGGGGCTTTCAGAAATCTTCGTCAACACGTCGAGTATCATCATCTTCcaaaacaatttcatcaaaagaacatgaacaattcccaaatgcataattttaggCTTGAAAGTTTGTTTTGGCTCGCGGAGAAAATTGTTAGCAAGCGTAGTATTGTCAAACTCtatcattattgtcaaaaaacaatttgGATTTCCAAGAATGTTCCTATTACAGATGAAGTGAAGGAGTGGTTGGAATTATGGAAAGAACTTGAAAATTGGGATTGTCCCAAACATTTCCAGTTTAACCCAATTAATTCTTGGGCACTGGTTGGACATTGGAGGATCCTTTTAGAACTTATCCAAACTCTGTCAGTTGAAGATAGGCATCAATTTCGTAGAAACATGCCAGACACTCTGGAAGTTACTCTAACTGAAGGAAAAAGAACAGTGCATTCTACAAACACAGACGACGCTGCAGTCCAACTTTCTACTCGTTCGTCTACAGTACAACCAATTTCTATAAATACTTCAACGGCACCGGTTCAACAAGTCAGTTCAGTGCCAACAAATTCTGAAGCCAGGGACAACAATTTTTCTGTTCAACAAGAGATTCCAGTGCCAACCAAACCTAAAGCCATGGATAGTCATTTCCATTTAGACCGCTCACTGTTCaaactaaatttaaacaagttcagCTCTACCCAAGATTTGATAAATGTGTCTGTGGGTTCAATTCCAAGAAATGAAGTGGAAGTGGTAGGTGGaatagccaatttttgcgatcCCAAACACTTTTTGGGAGATTATACACATCTTGGGCACGGTTTTTCAGCCTCGGTAGGAATACATCCACGGAACGTTTCATCCATTGACAGTTTACCGTCAATTCTTTGTAAGTTAGATCAACAATTAAAACTTGCCAATGTTGTGGCTTTGGGTGAAGTAGGATTGGATCATACGGAACCAGAGGAGAAGTGGGAGAACCAAGAGAAGGTGTTGGTAGAAGTTTTAAGTTTGGTCTCAATCCGGACTCCCGTGATTCTACATATAAGAGATCAAAGGGACAAAGAACCTGGAGAATTATACCGAAGATGTTTAAATCTCATCAAAACTAGTGGGAACACTGCCAGAAATCAACCTTTTCATTTACATTGCTTTACTGGCACAACTGAGACCATGAGAAGTTGGCTGTCGGAATTTCCCAATACTTATTTTGGGTTTACTGGAATGGTCTGGTTCTTTGACAATTATCAGCAAGCAGCACTGCAGAAAGTACCACAGAATCGGTTATTAATTGAAACGGATTCTCCATAtctgaaaatgtcaaaagctgCTAGTATGAACAATCCCAAATTCATTGGGGATGTAGCTGCTGAAATAGCCAAATGTCGGAACTCGACTGTAAAAGACATATGTAGCATGACGATGGAAAATACCAGacgtttatacaaattataa